One Streptomyces sp. NBC_01217 genomic region harbors:
- a CDS encoding (2Fe-2S)-binding protein → MDQNAGGPVPIALRVNGQEREVRTEEETPLLYALRNHLGLKGTRFGCGLGLCGACFVLVDGHPTFSCDTPVWSLNGKEVTTIEGLGTAGESHPVTRAIAETQAAQCGYCVSGVVMAAAALLEENDNPSEDEVREALDRNLCRCGAHNRLVGAVLIAAAEMRAEAGR, encoded by the coding sequence ATGGATCAGAACGCTGGCGGCCCTGTCCCCATCGCCCTTCGGGTGAATGGGCAGGAGCGGGAGGTGCGTACCGAGGAGGAGACACCGCTGCTCTACGCGCTCCGCAATCATCTGGGCCTCAAGGGCACCCGCTTCGGGTGTGGGCTTGGTCTCTGCGGTGCCTGCTTCGTCCTCGTCGACGGTCATCCGACCTTCTCATGCGACACCCCGGTGTGGTCGCTCAACGGCAAAGAGGTGACCACGATCGAGGGCCTGGGTACCGCTGGCGAGTCCCACCCGGTCACCCGGGCGATCGCGGAGACACAGGCGGCGCAATGCGGGTATTGCGTCTCCGGCGTGGTGATGGCAGCGGCCGCTCTGTTGGAAGAGAACGACAATCCGTCGGAGGACGAGGTGCGCGAGGCCCTGGACCGCAACCTGTGCCGGTGCGGCGCTCACAACCGGTTGGTGGGAGCGGTCCTCATCGCCGCCGCCGAGATGCGAGCGGAGGCCGGCCGATGA
- a CDS encoding TetR/AcrR family transcriptional regulator: MSDVSRSDSAFRVSRPHRADALRNFDALLAAARESLAEGGPTVPLEDIAQRAGVAIGTLYRNFPTRQHLYHAVFAEEVERLCEFAAQVADLPAWPAFEAWSRRFIGYDATKQAIQGTLDRNSEIFRAGREALRAAGEPLFRRAQEAGAIRPDARLEDAIRLVVSVAAGSFADDAQRERVLCLAFDGIRGAGRDADGPEDALGSPSGANAR; this comes from the coding sequence GTGAGTGATGTGTCTCGCAGCGACTCTGCATTCAGGGTGTCGCGGCCGCATCGTGCGGATGCTCTGCGGAATTTCGATGCCCTTTTGGCTGCTGCGAGAGAATCTTTGGCGGAGGGTGGTCCGACAGTCCCTCTAGAGGATATCGCTCAGCGGGCAGGAGTGGCGATCGGAACGCTGTACCGGAACTTCCCCACGCGTCAGCACCTCTACCACGCCGTCTTTGCAGAGGAAGTCGAGCGGCTCTGCGAGTTCGCGGCTCAGGTGGCCGATCTCCCGGCCTGGCCGGCGTTTGAGGCATGGAGTCGCCGTTTCATCGGATACGACGCAACCAAACAGGCCATACAGGGGACGCTGGATCGCAATTCGGAAATTTTCAGGGCTGGACGAGAAGCTCTGCGAGCCGCTGGGGAACCGCTTTTCCGCAGGGCGCAGGAGGCAGGGGCCATCCGTCCGGATGCCCGGTTGGAAGATGCCATTCGCCTTGTTGTCAGCGTGGCGGCGGGATCGTTCGCGGATGACGCGCAACGCGAGCGCGTGCTCTGCCTGGCGTTCGACGGCATCCGGGGAGCGGGGCGAGACGCGGACGGCCCGGAAGACGCTCTGGGATCGCCATCCGGGGCGAACGCGAGGTGA
- a CDS encoding xanthine dehydrogenase family protein molybdopterin-binding subunit — MTTTPATPAMPPSLAANPWLSSWLRILPEGQVEVRSGKVEIGQGVLTALAQIAAEELDVDVSRVRMTAAATGVSPNEGLTAGSLSIQHSGAALQFACAEARAVYLDRAAALLQCDATQLTVDDGRITATDGRTTTYWQLADDALLDRPATATVAPKSESAYRVVGTNAPRVDLPDKLAGRPRFAHDLVLPGLLFGRIVRPPSRGATLDTVDTEPTLAVPGVVTTVRDGNFLAVIADREEVALRAVELLRKDAVWQQSPTLPDEDDLPTFLTTAPRETTLLADQGERPAASAVTRSHEATYHRPYIAHASMGPSSATALLTTEDGEARLAVWTHSQGVYILRQELARALDMSEKQITVSHVEGPGCYGHNGADDSAMDAALLALAVPGRPVQVVWSRADELGWSPFGPAAVVRVAADVGTGGEVLAWEQEIWGNSHITRPGMTPSIGLLAASHREGGKEIESGPEAPLTHGGAAGRNSVPGYDFGYRKAVNHRVLPSPLRTSSLRSLGAFVNVFAAESFMDELALEAGRDPVEFRLAHLTDPRARALIETVARRAAWDSWRPSESLGHGIAYARYKNTSAYCAVVAEVEAVSEVRVRRLTLAVDAGLVISPDGARNQIEGGAIQATSWTLKERMRFDRMTVTSEDWESYPILRFSEVPSVDVELMPGDGNPPLGVGETAQGPTAAAIANALYDALGVRVRSLPLTEEQIVAAMPD, encoded by the coding sequence ATGACCACAACGCCGGCGACACCCGCGATGCCCCCGTCCCTGGCAGCGAACCCCTGGTTGTCCAGCTGGCTGCGCATCCTTCCGGAGGGCCAGGTGGAGGTCCGATCCGGCAAGGTGGAGATCGGCCAGGGAGTGCTCACCGCCCTCGCGCAGATCGCCGCCGAAGAATTGGACGTGGACGTGTCCCGGGTGCGGATGACGGCGGCCGCCACCGGCGTCAGCCCCAACGAGGGGCTCACGGCGGGCAGCCTTTCCATTCAGCACTCCGGTGCCGCGCTGCAGTTCGCGTGCGCGGAGGCCCGGGCGGTCTACCTGGACCGCGCCGCGGCCCTCCTCCAGTGCGATGCCACGCAGCTGACCGTCGACGACGGGCGCATCACCGCGACTGACGGGCGGACCACGACCTACTGGCAGCTGGCTGACGACGCACTGCTCGACCGGCCCGCTACCGCGACGGTCGCACCGAAGTCCGAGTCGGCCTACCGGGTGGTGGGCACCAACGCGCCCCGCGTCGACCTGCCGGACAAACTGGCCGGCAGGCCCCGGTTCGCACACGACCTCGTGCTCCCGGGGCTCCTGTTCGGCCGGATCGTGCGGCCGCCGTCACGGGGCGCCACGCTGGATACCGTGGACACCGAGCCGACCCTGGCCGTGCCCGGGGTCGTGACGACCGTGCGCGACGGGAATTTCCTTGCGGTGATCGCGGATCGGGAGGAAGTGGCCCTGCGAGCTGTGGAGCTCCTGCGCAAGGACGCGGTGTGGCAGCAGTCGCCGACGCTCCCGGACGAGGACGACCTGCCGACGTTCCTCACCACCGCCCCCCGTGAGACCACTCTGCTCGCCGACCAGGGCGAGCGCCCCGCCGCGTCCGCGGTGACCCGGTCCCACGAAGCCACATACCACCGCCCGTACATCGCACACGCGTCAATGGGGCCTTCCAGCGCAACCGCGCTCCTCACCACTGAGGACGGCGAGGCCCGGCTCGCTGTCTGGACACACAGTCAGGGTGTCTACATCCTGCGTCAGGAGCTGGCCCGGGCACTCGACATGAGCGAGAAGCAGATCACCGTTTCCCACGTCGAGGGACCGGGCTGCTACGGCCACAACGGTGCGGACGACAGCGCCATGGACGCGGCCCTGCTCGCCCTTGCAGTTCCGGGCCGCCCCGTACAGGTCGTGTGGTCGCGCGCCGACGAACTGGGCTGGTCCCCCTTCGGGCCGGCAGCAGTGGTGAGGGTCGCCGCCGACGTCGGCACCGGCGGAGAGGTACTGGCCTGGGAGCAGGAGATCTGGGGCAACAGTCACATCACCCGGCCCGGGATGACGCCTTCGATCGGATTGCTGGCCGCGAGCCACCGCGAAGGTGGCAAGGAAATCGAGTCGGGGCCGGAGGCGCCCCTCACCCATGGCGGCGCAGCCGGGCGCAACTCAGTCCCCGGTTACGACTTCGGGTACCGCAAGGCGGTCAACCACCGGGTCCTGCCCAGCCCGCTGCGAACCTCCTCATTGCGGTCGCTCGGCGCCTTCGTCAACGTGTTCGCGGCTGAGTCGTTCATGGACGAACTCGCCTTGGAGGCAGGACGGGATCCGGTGGAGTTCCGTCTCGCGCACCTGACCGACCCCCGGGCGCGTGCCCTCATCGAGACCGTCGCACGGCGTGCGGCATGGGACAGCTGGCGGCCGTCGGAATCCCTGGGGCACGGCATCGCCTACGCCCGCTACAAGAACACCTCCGCATACTGCGCGGTGGTCGCCGAGGTGGAGGCGGTGAGCGAGGTCCGGGTACGGCGGCTGACCCTGGCCGTGGACGCGGGGCTGGTCATCAGCCCGGACGGCGCGCGGAACCAGATCGAGGGCGGCGCCATTCAGGCCACCAGCTGGACGCTGAAGGAACGCATGCGCTTCGACCGGATGACGGTCACCAGCGAGGACTGGGAGAGCTATCCGATCCTGCGCTTCTCCGAGGTCCCCTCGGTCGATGTCGAACTGATGCCTGGCGACGGAAATCCGCCCCTCGGTGTCGGCGAGACGGCGCAGGGTCCGACGGCCGCGGCCATCGCCAACGCCCTCTACGACGCCCTCGGCGTGCGCGTGCGTTCGCTGCCGCTCACCGAGGAGCAGATCGTCGCCGCGATGCCCGACTGA